A section of the Parasteatoda tepidariorum isolate YZ-2023 chromosome 6, CAS_Ptep_4.0, whole genome shotgun sequence genome encodes:
- the LOC107455137 gene encoding proteasome subunit alpha type-1 → MFRNQYDNDVTTWSPQGRLHQVEYAMEAVKQGSATVGIKSNTHAVLVALKRASSELSAHQKKIIPIDNHCGIAIAGLTADARLLSKYMRTECLNSRFSRDAPLPINRLVTRLGNKMQVCTQRYDRRPYGVGLLVAGYDDLGPHIYQTCPSANYFDCKAMAIGARSQSARTYLEKYLNDFKDCNLEELVKHALRALRECLPNEVELNSKNASVAIVGKGMDFSLYEDEKVEPYLQAIAGDERPRRGGVAGSGDEPGDSKPDDAAPKRPEPEAAVETMAVD, encoded by the coding sequence atgttccGGAATCAGTATGACAACGATGTTACAACTTGGAGTCCACAAGGCCGACTCCATCAAGTCGAATATGCCATGGAAGCTGTCAAACAAGGCTCTGCTACTGTTGGGATCAAAAGCAACACTCATGCTGTTCTAGTGGCTTTAAAACGAGCTTCATCTGAATTATCCGCccatcagaaaaaaatcattcccATTGATAACCACTGTGGCATTGCTATTGCTGGCTTAACAGCTGATGCTCGACTTCTTAGTAAGTACATGCGTACAGAATGTTTAAACAGCCGATTTAGCCGTGATGCCCCATTGCCGATTAATCGCCTTGTTACTCGACTGGGAAATAAGATGCAAGTATGTACCCAACGCTATGATCGTAGACCATATGGTGTTGGCCTTCTTGTTGCTGGTTATGACGATCTTGGTCCTCACATTTATCAAACCTGTCCATCTGCTAATTACTTTGATTGCAAGGCTATGGCCATAGGTGCTAGATCTCAATCAGCTAGAACCTACttggaaaagtatttaaatgatttcaaagaTTGCAATTTAGAGGAATTGGTGAAACATGCTCTACGTGCTCTTCGTGAGTGTTTGCCTAATGAAGTTGAATTAAATTCAAAGAATGCATCAGTTGCCATTGTTGGAAAGGGCATGGACTTTTCATTGTATGAAGATGAGAAAGTGGAACCCTATTTGCAAGCCATAGCAGGCGATGAGAGACCTCGAAGAGGAGGTGTTGCTGGAAGTGGAGATGAACCTGGTGATAGTAAACCTGATGATGCTGCACCAAAAAGACCAGAACCTGAAGCAGCAGTTGAAACTATGGCTGTTGATTAA